The following coding sequences are from one Candidatus Bathyarchaeota archaeon window:
- a CDS encoding LuxR C-terminal-related transcriptional regulator, with protein sequence MALTEREKAILRLKAEGVSDYRIARKLRMETPNVTRCRKNALKKIQRAKADLEFIEGLKRG encoded by the coding sequence TTGGCGTTGACTGAGCGTGAGAAGGCAATTTTGCGTTTGAAAGCTGAGGGCGTGTCAGATTACCGAATTGCGCGCAAGCTTAGGATGGAAACACCCAACGTGACTCGCTGTAGAAAGAATGCTTTAAAGAAAATTCAGCGCGCTAAAGCTGATTTAGAGTTTATTGAGGGACTTAAACGCGGGTAG